aaagtgcttataaactaggcgtacttgaaataaatgaagacCGATGGAAGTCGAAGACTTGACGGGCTTCCGTAAATAGATTATGCCTGCCATGACAAGCACTATAAAGAGATATACCGCGGTCGCGTacaaagcgcttcgcatcttcgtttctgatccgcaccgctaggatctggaatgttcttccagcttccattttccccagttcttacaatatgagtacctttaaatcaagagtgaataggcatcttctaggcaagcgcgctccaccttaggctgcatcatcgcttaccatcaggtttgattgcagtcaagcgctcgtctataaacataaaaacaaaatacccaGGTTTTCCATATAATTTGGGACTGCCTAGGACTTCGAGCACAAGCTAGTCAAATAAAAAGTCTTTTCAGCAAATTAATACCTATCACCTGTGCTGTAagagtgaaggaaaacatcgcaagaAAACCGGCTTGTCCAAGAGTTcgctataatgttctcaaaggcgtgtgtactCTAGTACCAAACCGCAATTGGTCAGCGTGGAGGACTCCGGCTTAAACCCTGCTTATACTGAGAGTAGACTCGTTAcgttatgggttgataatgataatggaaATGTCTAAAACAAATCTCATCCCATCTActgataaaaaaacagaaagtgACTATTTTGCGACCACTTGACCAAATACAAGTATTTGGTTAAGGTACCTACACGTCACTGTTGGAATACGTATATGTACGttgtttaaaaactaaaacaggtaaatttaaaataaagattttttataatatgaatgaaGAATTATTTGAATTAACGATTTTGGTTCCCCTGATAAGTACTTTaattaaccaataaataaactaacaaaatacacatatataatgGTAGTGACTATGTCTGATGTCAATTTTTTCAcaaatttattcttaaattataataccTCTTCAGACTCGTTCACAACTGTGTCAATATCTTCAAAATCCATGTCTTTCCGCTTGGTAACGCATCACTCTACTGAAAtatcaaataacaataaatgtgaatattatttgaataaatgtatggacaaaagaataaaaacaggttcaaaatttaaattttgtggtATTGAATATACAGCTGATatctttatttgttcacatagtTTTTCAATGTCATAATTACtgtaaatatctttatttttcttagttctctacaagttagcctccaacttcaatctcacctggtggtaagtcaagatagtagtgggctaacctgttaggggtatggcagttatattacaccCATATCCCTTAAAGCTTTATACGCGACATCCTACACCATTTACTAGGCACAGCTAAAGCCTTCCGCCAGACCAAACCAGGGAAAAgtctgaaattttaaattcccaaatgtcCTCTACCGGTgatcaaacctgggacctcccaattTCATTTAGGTGGGCGCcatcttaataaaattttcttttaatcaaTGACCAGTTATTGTTAAAAACACAGATATCTGTAATATTGCTAGACTGTTAAAGACACAGATTTTTGTAATATTGGTAGAttttaaaaaacacaaattttttGGATAAACTGCTTAATTAAATAGCTGCAAATGAGAAATAATtagatgaatttaaaaaaaacttaactcaTAACAAATACTAAGAAAaggtcaataattaaaataggataaatgtaaacaaatttaacaataattaaaagaggataaatgtaaataaaaattgacaTTATTTAGTGAGAGAAAAGTATAGTTAGTATCCTTTTCTTGCATGTTTGCAAACAttaataatctattttttttcttagtttattACTGGCCGTAAATAATACTGTTAACTAAACTATTGAACTGATTATAAATGATTTGTAGTTTTTTgagaaattctttattcaacAAGGTCCACCAGtaggttaaataaaaacttttttttttcttagtatgACAGATTGGTTTGGATTGGATCAACAGACAAAGTAGTCACtatagatataaattaaaatgtagatttataataagaagatagattttgtttttacaaatgAATTGTGGATCTATTGTCTTGAATATAaattagaaagaaaaagaaataaacagtaACATTCCATCTATTTATTCAATAGAATCTATGATTTATAATCttagaaaaaatatacaaacaatagTTATTCTATACAGTTATTTAGTGTATAATCActaattatcaaaaattatatttttacaatgttttttattagGTGGTTCACCACTTAGTTCTTTTTTACTACTTGAAAAAAGGATTTCCTTAGTCAAATTAAAAGTCACTCGCATAATTTCTTTCTTCGGTGCAACATTCCTGACATCAAACACATCTGTAATGGATGAAGTTACGTCGGCTCCAATATTATCACAAACCATTTTCTTGGCAATTGAATAAGGATCATCTCCAAGGGCAAAGCAATAAACATATACCACAATTCTACCATCAAATTtatctttaagtttttcatCTTCAATTAAGCCAACGAAAtgtttcaaaaattcaactGCCATTCCTGGTAAATTCATGgtaacacatatttttgaacCATTTTCAAGCTTTTCAGtaccattacaataatcaattatgaAGTTTCTGAATGTATTGCATATAAAATCTGTACCATCTATGTTAAACGATTTAAAAAGGCTCATATtgactttattttgtttagcaTTATGGTTAAGCCATTTAAATGAGTCTGGATTTAAATCATTGGCAAAAACTCTGCATTTCTTTTTTGCTGCAGGAACAGCAAATGGACCAACCCCGCAAAACACATCAAATAAAATATCCCCAGGTTTCAGAAACTCCAAAATTCTTTCATGTTCTTTACATAGCCTCGGGTTCCAAtatacttttgaaaagtcaaattGGAAAATACATCTGTTCTCTTTTACGGTTACTAAGAAGTCTTCTTCGCCAGCAATTACTTCCATACTGAAGTTCCTATAAGTGTTATCAATAAAGCTACTCTTATTAACTGCTGTGCgacaggtttttattttgtcaacTAGAACTTCTCCAATAAGTGAACGATATTCTAATAGGTGATCTCGTAAATTGAGATGTATTATGTGACCAATTTGAGAAAACCCACTTACTACCTCTTCATTCTCGGGTAAAATTGCTTTGAAAATCTCATCATGTTTGAAATTGTCATAGTTTAACTGGACCtcctttttatcaaaattatcatCGGCAATGTTAAGCTGCTTGAGGAGTGTGCGGTCAGCTTCTGATATGTCCAGCCATTTAGAAACTTTGTCAGGATTCaaataaatgcatttattaaaattttcactaTTTTTCTCTTGTAAAATTTGCACTGGCATAAAATTTGATAGTTTAAGGAAGTAAGATTTACATATTTGAGTTATTTTCGACAGTTTTTCATCCGGTATTTTTAGAATCGGCAGAATAACAATACGTGAGAATTTCTTGCGATCTAGGCACTTCATACCGCGGACTTCAACTGGTATCAATAAACTATTTGATAATGAAGACATGTTAACTTGGAAAATCAGTAATGTTCTACGAATTGGGGTCAAAGTCATAACAAATTGGAATCTACAAACTCAGTTTGGCTACTAACCTATTTTAAGGTAACATGATTATAAACAGCGTTTGTGGAACTTTTAGGATCACTACAGGCTTCTGCGTTCCTTTTGTCGTTTCGCTTAGGCTTcgtaaattgatttttttaccgAGCGTATTTTGCAAACTTGGGTTATTAACTCTTGACCGAGATTTGTACCTAAAGCTATGTGCTGACAAGTATCAACTCACACATGAGGTCACCATGTCAAATGGAAGTGACAGCTGGCATTGACAGTTTAAACTGACACTGAGAAGTTCCTCCTTTCATTacacagattaaaaatattcttttagcGCGGCCCTTAATCCTTTGTGAATTGTGTATTTAATCATAATATCCTTATGTGCAAATAG
The genomic region above belongs to Pararge aegeria chromosome 8, ilParAegt1.1, whole genome shotgun sequence and contains:
- the LOC120625693 gene encoding tRNA (guanine(37)-N1)-methyltransferase; protein product: MTLTPIRRTLLIFQVNMSSLSNSLLIPVEVRGMKCLDRKKFSRIVILPILKIPDEKLSKITQICKSYFLKLSNFMPVQILQEKNSENFNKCIYLNPDKVSKWLDISEADRTLLKQLNIADDNFDKKEVQLNYDNFKHDEIFKAILPENEEVVSGFSQIGHIIHLNLRDHLLEYRSLIGEVLVDKIKTCRTAVNKSSFIDNTYRNFSMEVIAGEEDFLVTVKENRCIFQFDFSKVYWNPRLCKEHERILEFLKPGDILFDVFCGVGPFAVPAAKKKCRVFANDLNPDSFKWLNHNAKQNKVNMSLFKSFNIDGTDFICNTFRNFIIDYCNGTEKLENGSKICVTMNLPGMAVEFLKHFVGLIEDEKLKDKFDGRIVVYVYCFALGDDPYSIAKKMVCDNIGADVTSSITDVFDVRNVAPKKEIMRVTFNLTKEILFSSSKKELSGEPPNKKHCKNIIFDN